From the Oryza glaberrima chromosome 5, OglaRS2, whole genome shotgun sequence genome, one window contains:
- the LOC127773593 gene encoding pistil-specific extensin-like protein, with product MAKPKQPPPHAPPPPPPPPPVEGKPKPPPHAPPPPPPEAKKSFMRRMFPFLLAANVFVGAYMLMRTYQKDSGKKDTENDPTSSTPTSSPAAAEKPAEPIVAPIKVLTPISQDDQRQLYKWMLEEKRKIKPRDAAEKKKINEEKALLKEFIRAGSLPSL from the exons ATGGCCAAGCCCAAGCAGCCGCCTCCTcatgctcctcctccgccgccgcccccgcctccggTGGAGGGCAAGCCCAAGCCTCCTCctcatgcgccgccgccgccgcctccggaggCCAAGAAGAGCTTCATGCGCCGCAtgttccccttcctcctcgccgccaacgTCTTCGTCGGAG CTTATATGCTTATGAGGACCTACCAAAAGGACTCGGGAAAGAAAGATACCGAGAATGATCCTACTTCTTCTACGCCGACCTCATCTCCCGCGGCTGCTGAGAAGCCTGCAGAACCAATTGTTGCACCCATAAAGGTGCTCACACCAATCTCCCAAGACGATCAGCGCCAGCTGTACAAATGGATGCTGGAGGAGAAGCGCAAGATCAAGCCACGCGATGCtgcggagaagaagaagattaaCGAGGAGAAGGCCCTTCTCAAAGAGTTCATACGAGCAGGATCCCTTCCAAGCCTATAA
- the LOC127773605 gene encoding V-type proton ATPase subunit C: MATRYWIVSLPVQTPGSTANSLWARLQDSISRHSFDTPLYRFNVPDLRVGTLDSLLALSDDLVKSNVFIEGVSHKIRRQIEELERAGGVESGALTVDGVPVDTYLTRFVWDEGKYPTMSPLKEIVGSIQSQVSKIEDDMKVRGAEYNNVRSQLSAINRKQTGSLAVRDLSNLVKPEDMVTSEHLVTLLAVVPKYSQKDWLSSYESLDTFVVPRSSKKLYEDNEYALYTVTLFAKVVDNFKVRAREKGFQVRDFEYSSEAQESRKEELEKLMQDQEAMRASLLQWCYASYSEVFSSWMHFCAVRVFVESILRYGLPPSFLSAVLAPSQKGEKKVRSILEELCGNVHSIYWKSEDDVGVAGLGGETEAHPYVSFTINFI, encoded by the exons ATGGCCACACGTTATTGGATCGTGTCTCTTCCCGTGCAGACTCCTGGCTCCACCGCCAATTCTCTCTGGGCGCGCCTCCAGGACTCCATCTCGCGCCACTCCTTCGACACGCCGCTCTACCGG TTCAACGTCCCCGATCTCCGCGTCGGCACGCTCgactccctcctcgccctcagCGACGATCTCGTCAAG TCCAACGTCTTCATCGAGGGGGTCTCGCACAAGATCCGGAGGCAGATCGAGGAGCTAGAGCGCGCCGGGGGTGTCGAGAGTGGGGCTCTCACCGTTGACGGCGTCCCCGTCGACACCTACCTCACCAG gTTTGTGTGGGATGAGGGCAAATACCCAACGATGTCACCGCTCAAGGAGATTGTCGGCAGCATCCAATCACAGGTCTCCAAGATTGAAGATGACATGAAG GTTCGAGGAGCGGAATACAATAATGTAAGGAGCCAGCTTAGTGCGATCAACAGAAAGCAAACTGGAAG CTTAGCAGTTCGTGATCTTTCCAATCTGGTAAAACCAGAGGATATGGTCACATCAGAACATCTAGTGACACTCCTTGCAGTTGTTCCTAAGTACTCTCAAAAGGATTGGTTGTCAAGCTATGAGTCCCTTGACACATTTGTG GTACCGAGATCGTCTAAAAAACTTTATGAGGACAATGAGTATGCTCTCTACACGGTAACATTGTTTGCTAAGGTTGTTGACAACTTTAAGGTCCGTGCACGTGAAAAAGGTTTCCAG GTTCGCGATTTTGAGTATAGTTCTGAAGCACAGGAAAGTAGGAAGGAAGAGCTGGAAAAGCTAATGCAAGACCAGGAAGCAATGAGGGCATCACTTCTGCAATGGTGCTATGCCAGCTACAGTGAG GTATTCAGTTCCTGGATGCACTTCTGTGCTGTGCGTGTCTTTGTAGAGAGCATTCTTAGATATGGTCTTCCCCCATCATTCCTG TCTGCTGTTCTAGCACCTTCTCAAAAGGGTGAAAAGAAAGTAAGGAGCATCCTGGAGGAACTCTGTGGCAATGTCCATAG TATTTACTGGAAATCTGAAGACGATGTTGGTGTAGCTGGTCTGGGAGGTGAAACCGAGGCTCACCCCTATGTTTCCTTCACAATAAATTTTATCTGA